GAAAGACGACGGCATCGACCTGGGCGCGGCGGCGGGCAGCATCATCGCCCTCAACAAAGTGTCGAAATCGGGCGACAACGGCATCGATACCGTCGCAACCGCCGGCACCGTGATCGCGGCAAACGCGGTTTCGGAATCGGGTAATGACGGCATCCACGCCAACTTCGCACTCGGCACCCTGATCGCGCTGAACGATGTGACCGGCTCCGGCCACAACGGCATTGACGTCGACAACGCGGCGCTGACCGAAATCGCGCTGAACAGCGTATCGGCTTCGGGCCACAACGGCATCGACCTGCGCAACGCGGCCGCAACCGGCATCCACCTGAACAACGTGAACGGCGCAGGCAATGACGGCATCCACGTGAAGAACGCGGCGCTGACCGATATCTCGCTGAACAATGTGTCGGATGCGCAAGGCGACGGCATCGATGTCGATAAGGCGCTGCTGACCAACATCGCGTTCAACAAGGTCGAACGCTCCGGCGACAACGGCATCGAGCTGACCGACGCCTTCGGCACGCTGGTCACGCTGAACAACATCAGCGTATCCGGCAACGACGGCATCCACGCGAAAAACGTGCTGGGCACCACCATCGCGCTCAACACGGTTTCGGCGTCCAACGACGACGGCATCGATGTCGATGACGCAACCGGCACGATCATCGCGCTGAACGCGGTGAACGGTTCGGGCAGCAACGGCATCGAACTGACCGACGCCTTCGGCACGCTGGTCGCCTTCAACGGCGTCACGGGCAGCGGCGAAAACGGCATCTATGCCGACAACGCCAACGCAACCGCGCTGTTCGGCAACGATGTGGCGGGCAGCTATATCAACGGCATCGCCGTGCGCAACAGCGACGATGTGGCGATCGCCTATAACCGCGTCACCGGCACCACCTACGGCGACGGCATCATCGTCGAAAACGGCGACAATGTCGGCATCACCGGCAACAACGTCAGCGATGTAGGCAACAACGGCATCACCGCCGATTACGTGAGCAACCTGTCGGTCAACGACAACCGCGTGACGGGCGGCGGCAATAACGGCATCGAAGTGATCTCGAGCGACGGCGCGCAAATCGCCGGCAACCATGTCGAGGGCTTCTTCAACGGCATCCGCGTGCTGTACAGCGACGCGGTCGACGTGATCGACAACTGCATCAGGTTTGTGCGCAACGACGGCATCCAGGCTTACTTCGCCGACAGCATCCACATCCTTGGCAACATGGTGTCGAACTACGGCGATGACGGCATCCAGGTCGCCTACAGCAACGGCGTGGTCCCCGAGCCCGAACTGCCGCCCACCGACGGCAACGGCAACGAGGACGGCAACGACGAAGGCGGCCAAATCAGCCGCATCGCCGCGAATGACGAAGCCCGCGACGGCCGCATCATCATCCAGGGCAACACCGTCATCGGCAATTACCAGGCGCCCGCCGGCGAAGAAGGCGGCGAGCAGCAGACCGACCGCCAGGCCGCCTATAAAGGCGACTACGGCGCGACGACCGGCATCCGCCTGGGCGACAACGAAGGCTTCTACGGCGAAGGCGAAATCCAGCCGCAGGTCATCAACGGCGTCTATGGCGATTTCAGCGGCGTCGGCAACGTGCTGGTGGATGACAACGACATCGTGAACAACAATGTCGGCCTCGATGCCCGCGCGTACAACAACGGCACCATCGAAATCTCCGGCAACCGCTTCACGCAGAACGATATCGGCGCGTGGATCGGCTCGGGCCTGATCGACCTGACCGGCAAGGGCAACACCTTCACCGGCGGATCGACCGCGCTGCGCTTCGAGCCTTCGATGGCTTACTACCCCGGCTACGACTACCCGCTGCCGGCGGTTGAAGGCCCGCAGGAACAGCCGGGCGGCTGGGTGTCCGCGAGCCTCAACCTCGTCGACAACTCGCTCGGCGCGCAGGTGTTCGAGCAGCAGACGAATTACTATGTCGACCTGCAAAACGGCGCGTTCTTCGCCCCCGACAGCCCCACCATCATCGACGGCACGCTGGCGACCTATGACGGCGTGTCCGGCGGCCACATGACGATGGCGCAGTACCTGGCGATCGAGGCGATGCTGAACGATTACGACGACAACAGCAGCCTCGGCCAGATCTTCGCAGGCTTCTTCGACATCGACGACAACCAGATCCTGCAAAAGGTCAAGGGCAACGGCTATCGCCCCGGCAAGGCAGGCATCACTGTTCTGGCGCTGCCGACCATCCCGACGGGCCCGACCAGCCACTTCTTCACCATCCAGGACCTGGCGGATATCGCGCCGGCGGCGGGCGGCGACGATAACGGCACCCCGAACCCCGCAGCGCTTGGCAATATCGAGCCTGCGGCGGGCGCGGCGGCTTCCTGCTGGGGAGCGGTCGGCGGCAATGCCAACGTCAACATCAACCTGAGCGAGGATGTGAGCAGCATTCTGGCCGATAACGCCAGCTGCCAGCAGTAATCGTTAACCAAGCTATCCATAACCCTCCGTTGCAGAAAAACCACGCAACGGAGGGTTTTCTTTTGCGCGCCTCCGGAAACCCGATTAACTTTTTGAATTAAATGTTCTTTTCACTATACTGGGCAGCAGAACGGGCTTTCCGCCTGCCGCGGCAATTTATCCGCCGCCACAAAAAATTGGGCACAGACATGATCAAGTTTCCGAAGCTTTTCCTTTCCATGATGACCGCCGCCACGCTGTTCGCGTCACAGGCTTACGCGCAGGCCGTGCCGTCATCGGCCGAAGCACCGCGCGCCGGCGGCCAGATCGCGCCGATGCCCACGCAAACGCTGCCCGAAATCGGCACCAAAATTCAAACCGGCGGCGCGGTCACCGCACCGGCGGGCGCGGAAAAAGTGAAGCTGACGCTGAAATCCGTCGCTATCGAAGGCCAGACCGTCTATGACGACCTGCAGATCCGCAGCGTCTATGACAGCATGATCGGCACCACCATTACGCTGGCCGATGTGTTCGGCATCGCCGACCGCCTGACCGCGAAGTACCGCAACGACGGCTATATCCTGACCCAGGTCGTGGTGCCCCCGCAGACCATCGATGGCGGCCACGTGAAACTGCGCGTCGTCGAAGGCTTTGTCGAAAACGTCACCATTCAGGGCGCATCCCGCGCGAACCCCGCCTGGCTGGAGGGTTATGCCGCGAAACTGCGCGCGCAGAAACCGCTGAATTCCAAGGCACTCGAGCGTTACGTGCTGCTCATCAACGACCTTGCGGGCATGAATGCCCGCGCGGTGCTGTCGCCGTCGAAAACGCCCGGCGCCACCGACATTACCCTGGTCGTCGACCAGAAGCCGTTCGATGCGTTCTTCCAGATCGACAACCGCGGCACGCGCTTCCTCGGCCCCCTGCAGACCAACGCAGGCGTGCGTTTCAACAACGCGCTCGGGTTCTATGAAGGCCTGAATTTCCAGGGCGTCTGGACGCCCGACCACACGGAACTGGCCTATGGCGCATTCACCTGGCAGCAGCCGCTGAACCATGAAGGCACGCGCCTGTCCACCACGCTCGGTTATACCAAGACCGATCCCGGCTTCACGCTGACGCCGTTCGACGTGGAAGGCACCGCGAAATCCGTCAACCTCGACCTGACGCATCCCTTCATCCGTTCCCGCAATAAAAACCTGTACGGTTCGCTGAAATTCAACTTCCTGAATTCGGAACGCAGCGACAACATCCCGGGCGGCGGCGCCGAAGACAGGCTGCGCGTACTGCGTGCCGGCGGCACGTTCCAGTTCACCGACACCCTGCTGGGCGTGAACACCCTGTCGGCCGAAGCTAGCAAAGGCCTTCACTTCCTGAACGCCAGCGACAAGGGCGATGCCCGCCTGACGCGCGCCCTTGGCGATCCGCAATTCTTCAAGGTGAACGCCGAAATCAGCCGCACCCAGCGCATCACGAACATTTTCGAAGCCTTCCTGTCGGCGGCGGGCCAGCTGTCGTCCAGCACGCTTCTGGCATCGGAGGAATTCGGCGTGGGCGGCGTCAATTACGGCAGCGCCTACGACAACTCGGAAATCACCGGCGAAGACGGCTATGCCGCGCGCTTCGAACTGCGCGCCAACAACCCCGTCGCCCTGCCCGTCAACCTGCTGCAGCTCTACGGTTTTGTGGACGGCGGCGAAGTGCACGACCCCGACAACGCGGTTGCCCGCGACCGCCGCCGCTCCATCGTGTCCGCCGGCGGCGGCGCGCGCCTGAACCTCGACGACCGCTTCGCCGGCACGCTCGAGCTTGCGGTGCCGATGACGGCCGATGTGCAGACCGAAGGCGACGACAACCCGCGCCTGTTCGCAACCATCACCGGCAAGTTCTGATTTTTGTTTCGGGAGTTATGGGCCTATCGCTGCGCTCGCGGCTATAGAGCCTATGTAAATTCTCTCAACTTTGACCTCAGGATTCAACGTAATTTTTCGTTACAACGCGTTTGTGACAGGCATTTGCCGCGCGCATTGAAAGGCTTGCGCCTGAAAAACTTTTTTCAAAAACGGCGCGCGTTACACGCGAATGTTACGTTTGCGACAGGCGAAATCGGCTAAACCGTGCCGGAATCGCCTTATGTCAAGCGCATATCAGCCTTCCTTAACCTTTCCCTGTTAAACAGAATATGGGGGAATTTCATCATGGCGGATTCAGCGAACAAGAAAAAATCGCAAGAGACGATTACCTACCGCGTCTTCCACAGCCCGATCTTCGTGGCCGCGACCGGTGTTGCGATCATCATCATGGCGATGAGCCTGGATGCGATCAAGGACCAGATGTCGGGCATCGCGCTGGCGGTGGCCGCCGGCGTTTTCATCACCGTCATCACGCTCAACATGATCGTCACCGCGTCGATCAACAAATTGCACAACCAGGATTATTTCGACCAGCGGCTTGAAGTGCTGAACAACATGATCCTGTCGAACAACCTGAACTGGCTGGTGAACCAGAAATATGTGTCGATGCTGGAAACAGGATCGGACGAGGTCTGGGCGTTCGCGCCCGAACTGACCTATTCCATCCAGCCCGGCACCGAAATTTTCCAGGCGGTCGAAGCGTCATTGGCGCGCGGCTGCCGCTACAAGGTCTTCATGCCGAACAAGCCGGAGACGCATAAAATTCTGGCCGATTACCGCCGCCTGCATAAATTCAAGCCGGGACAGGTCGAATTCGTGCTGGTCGCGCACGAGGAATATGTGTTCCACACCATTATCTCCATCTACAACCCACGATCCGAACACCCCAAAGCCATCGAATGGCTGCCGGTCGATAATCTGGTCGCATGGGTGGAGATGGATTTGAAGCATTCCAACCGCATGGTCGGCATCGGCGAAGTGCTGCTGAAGCGGTATAACATGAGCGCCGATGCGGCCGGCTTCGTCAAGGAAATCCCGCGCGGCGCGGGACAGGCCGTCGTCAACCTCGAATAAGGATTTCAGGAAATGCTGCCCGCTTACCTTATTTTCTACGTTCTGGTGCTGCTGCATCTGGCGCATAGCTATACGCTGCTGCCGGAGATGGTTTCGACACAGTTCGACGCTTACGGCACGCCGCTGCGCAGCATGTCGCGGGCGAATTTCGCGATGTTCCATGTGGGCTTCGTCGTTTTCATGAGCGGCATTTTCGCGGGCATGGGTTACCTGCTGACGCGCGTGCCCGTCAAATACCTGAACATTCCGAACAAGGATTACTGGCTGGCGCCCGAGCGCCGCCGCGAAACGCTGGAGGGGCTGCGCCAAGACCTTTGCATGATGGGGCTGATCGTGGGCGCGTTCGTGATGCTGATCGATTATTTCGTGATGGACGCGGCGCAGCGCAATGCGCGCGGCATGTCGCCGGAGACGCTTTCCATCCTTGTCTCCGGCATGGCGGCCGTGACCGGGCTTCTGGTCGCGAAGCTGCTGATAAAATTCCGCCGGCCCAGCGGACCGGCGGAACCCAAATAGCGCATCCGTGAATTTTTAGTCCGCGTATTTCACGCCGCAGCCATACGACTTGGTCGATGACACTTCGACGGGCTTGCCCGCCTGCAGCGATTCAATCGCGGCGCGCACGTAATTTTTCGCGTCCTTGATCGTTTCCGGATCGGGCGATGAATTATCGTCGATCGCGCCGGCATAGGCGAGCTTGCCGTCCTTGTCGATCACATACATGCTTGGCGTGGTGGTCGCGCCGTACAGCTTGCCCACTTCGCCCTTTTCATCCAGCAGCACATGCGTCGAAGCCGCACCGTCCGCCTTGGCCGTCGCCAGCGCATCGGCCGCGCTTTCATGGCCTTGCTTGCCGGGCGCGGAGGAATTGATGGTCAGCCACACGACATCTTTCGCCGTGAATTCTTTTTGCAGCGCCTGCATATTGCCCGATTCATAGTGTTTCTTCACAAACGGGCAGCCCTTGTTGTGCCATTCCAGCACGGTGATTTTTCCGGCGAAGGACGACAATGACTTATCGCCGCCATCGGCTGCGGGCAGCGTGAAGTCGGGCGCTTTTTCGCCGACGGTGGCATGCGCCGCGGGCGCGGTATCGTTTGCCGCGGCTGCGGTATCGGTTTCAGCAAGCGCGGACGTTGCAAGCGCAAGGCCGATAACGGCAACGGCGGTCAGGGCAAATGTCTTGATCATGTCGGGGAAACTCCGGTCTGGTTGAAAACGGGCATATTAAAGATAGCCCGCGCGCGGCTTGCGTCAACCCCTGCCGCGTCCTATCCTTGACAATCAAAAAACGGGGACAGGCATATGCAAAACATCGCTTTTATAGGTCTTGGCAATATGGGCGCGCCGATGGCGCAGAACCTTCTCAAGGCGGGCTATGCGCTGAGCGTGTTCGATCTGGTGGCCGCGGCCGTGGATGACGCGGTGAAGGCGGGCGCATCGGCTTGCGGGGCGATTGCCGATTGCGTGAAACATGCCGATGTGGTCATCACCATGCTGCCCGCAACCGATCACAGCCGCAAAGCGTACCTTGCGCCGGACGGCATCATCGCAAACGCGAAAAAAGGCGCACTGCTGGTCGATTGCAGCACCATCAACGCCGATGCCGCGAAAGAAATCGCCGATGCCGCCGCATCGCGCGGCTTTGCAATGCTGGACGCGCCGGTATCGGGCGGCACGGCGGGCGCGGCTGCCGCCACGCTGACGTTTATCGTGGGCGGCGACGATACAGCGCTTGAACGCGCGCGCCCGCTATTTGAAAAAATGGGCAAGAACATTTTCCATGCGGGCGCAAGCGGCGCGGGGCAGATGGCGAAGATCTGCAACAACATGCTGCTGGCGATCCAGATGATCGGCACGGCGGAGGCGCTGGCGCTGGGCGTCGCCAACGGGCTTGATCCAAAAGTGCTGTCGGGCATCATCGCCAAAAGTTCGGGCCGCAACTGGACGACCGAAGTCTATAACCCGTGGCCGGGCGTGATGGAGAATGTGCCGGCATCGCGG
This sequence is a window from Alphaproteobacteria bacterium. Protein-coding genes within it:
- a CDS encoding ShlB/FhaC/HecB family hemolysin secretion/activation protein, which encodes MIKFPKLFLSMMTAATLFASQAYAQAVPSSAEAPRAGGQIAPMPTQTLPEIGTKIQTGGAVTAPAGAEKVKLTLKSVAIEGQTVYDDLQIRSVYDSMIGTTITLADVFGIADRLTAKYRNDGYILTQVVVPPQTIDGGHVKLRVVEGFVENVTIQGASRANPAWLEGYAAKLRAQKPLNSKALERYVLLINDLAGMNARAVLSPSKTPGATDITLVVDQKPFDAFFQIDNRGTRFLGPLQTNAGVRFNNALGFYEGLNFQGVWTPDHTELAYGAFTWQQPLNHEGTRLSTTLGYTKTDPGFTLTPFDVEGTAKSVNLDLTHPFIRSRNKNLYGSLKFNFLNSERSDNIPGGGAEDRLRVLRAGGTFQFTDTLLGVNTLSAEASKGLHFLNASDKGDARLTRALGDPQFFKVNAEISRTQRITNIFEAFLSAAGQLSSSTLLASEEFGVGGVNYGSAYDNSEITGEDGYAARFELRANNPVALPVNLLQLYGFVDGGEVHDPDNAVARDRRRSIVSAGGGARLNLDDRFAGTLELAVPMTADVQTEGDDNPRLFATITGKF
- a CDS encoding thioredoxin family protein, whose translation is MIKTFALTAVAVIGLALATSALAETDTAAAANDTAPAAHATVGEKAPDFTLPAADGGDKSLSSFAGKITVLEWHNKGCPFVKKHYESGNMQALQKEFTAKDVVWLTINSSAPGKQGHESAADALATAKADGAASTHVLLDEKGEVGKLYGATTTPSMYVIDKDGKLAYAGAIDDNSSPDPETIKDAKNYVRAAIESLQAGKPVEVSSTKSYGCGVKYAD
- the mmsB gene encoding 3-hydroxyisobutyrate dehydrogenase, translated to MQNIAFIGLGNMGAPMAQNLLKAGYALSVFDLVAAAVDDAVKAGASACGAIADCVKHADVVITMLPATDHSRKAYLAPDGIIANAKKGALLVDCSTINADAAKEIADAAASRGFAMLDAPVSGGTAGAAAATLTFIVGGDDTALERARPLFEKMGKNIFHAGASGAGQMAKICNNMLLAIQMIGTAEALALGVANGLDPKVLSGIIAKSSGRNWTTEVYNPWPGVMENVPASRDYAGGFGTDLMLKDLGLAAEAAAASGANTQLGAVARDMYRRHSAQGSGKLDFSSILKTIAAIS